The following proteins are encoded in a genomic region of Acipenser ruthenus chromosome 4, fAciRut3.2 maternal haplotype, whole genome shotgun sequence:
- the LOC117400654 gene encoding CCN family member 3-like, protein MIRLQARIAQLFFFFVLKLFWSQVSSQQCSSQCRCPTEPPMCAPGVQLILDDCACCLVCSRQQGEACSERSPCDTHKALRCDYSADPRKRVGVCMAWEGDICVFDGSVYQNGETFQPSCKYQCVCRDGQISCVPRCNLDVLLPGPDCPFPRKVQLPGECCEKWVCDSKAESPLGGFVMAAYRQEDTYGVDVFNPSINCIEQTTEWGACSKSCGMGVSTRVTNRNRRCEMGKQNRLCMVRPCEKEHQKQTSKKGKKCFRTKKTMKPTHFEFKNCTSVHAYKPRYCGVCSDGRCCTPHSTKTVQVEFRCPRGKTIKKTMMFINTCACHNNCPRDNAVFQMSDPMFNRFKI, encoded by the exons ATGATACGACTCCAGGCAAGAATTGCGcaactatttttcttttttgttttgaagcTG TTCTGGTCCCAAGTGAGTTCCCAGCAATGCTCATCTCAGTGCAGGTGTCCGACCGAGCCGCCTATGTGCGCTCCCGGGGTTCAACTAATACTGGATGACTGCGCGTGCTGCCTGGTTTGTTCCCGGCAGCAAGGAGAAGCTTGCTCAGAGAGAAGCCCCTGCGACACACACAAAGCACTGCGCTGCGATTACAGTGCTGATCCGAGGAAGAGAGTAGGAGTCTGCATGG CCTGGGAAGGAGACATCTGTGTCTTTGATGGCTCTGTCTATCAGAATGGTGAAACATTCCAGCCTAGCTGCAAATACCAGTGTGTCTGCAGGGACGGCCAGATCAGCTGCGTGCCACGCTGCAACCTGGATGTGCTGCTCCCAGGCCCAGACTGCCCCTTCCCCAGGAAAGTCCAACTTCCAGGAGAATGCTGTGAGAAGTGGGTGTGTGACTCCAAGGCAGAATCACCCCTTGGGGGTTTTGTGATGGCAG cttacAGACAGGAAGACACCTATGGAGTTGACGTCTTTAATCCCAGCATTAACTGCATTGAACAGACAACGGAATGGGGCGCCTGCTCCAAGTCTTGTGGAATGGGGGTGTCCACACGGGTCACCAACAGGAACCGTCGCTGTGAGATGGGGAAGCAGAACCGCCTGTGCATGGTCAGACCATGTGAGAAGGAACATCAGAAGCAGACAAGCAAG AAGGGGAAGAAGTGTTtcagaacaaagaagactatgaagCCAACGCACTTTGAGTTTAAGAACTGCACCAGTGTACATGCCTACAAACCCAGGTACTGCGGCGTGTGCAGTGATGGGAGGTGCTGTACCCCGCATAGCACCAAAACTGTGCAGGTGGAATTCCGGTGTCCCAGGGGCAAAACCATCAAGAAGACAATGATGTTCATCAATACCTGTGCCTGCCATAACAACTGCCCGAGGGACAACGCTGTCTTCCAAATGTCAGACCCCATGTTCAATAGATTCAAAATATAA